Sequence from the Longimicrobium sp. genome:
ACCCCGAAGCGCTCGGCGAAGCGCTTGAGCTCGCCCGTCGCCGCGGCGCGCTCCTTCAGGTCGACGAAGTGCGTCTTGATGCGACGCTCCTTGAAGAAGCGCAGCGCCTTCTTGCTTTCGTTGCAGCTCTTGGTGCCGAATATCTGTACTTCCATCGTGATTCGACGAACTCGGTTTTACGGAATCGGGAGAACAGCCGCAGCGGACCGGGCTGACCACGACTTGTGGCGCGGGCAACCCTGGCGAGGCTGGTGCGGTTCGAACGCTCCGGCGCATCCCTCGGCTGCCCTCTCCCCCGGCCCCTCTCCCGCAAGCGGGAGAGGGGAGAATTCGCGTGCGCTTCGTCCGGCTTGGTGCACTCTACCGTGCGTGCAGTCCGCGAAGGCGGACTTCGTGACTTTCCAGCTGCGGTTTGAACCGCCGGGACGAAGGCCGAGGCCTCTGCGCCAGTGACCGCTGCCGCGCCCGAGCTTATACGTTTCCGCGGCAAGATCCTTCGGCGCGCCGCGCCCCGTGTGCGGGCCGATGCCGTGCGCCTGCGCCTCTGGATGACAAGCCTCGTTGTGCCCTCTGCTTTTGGGTGCCTACCGCGCCGCAGGAGCGCCCCGCGTCAGCCGCCGCACCGTCCACGCCAGGGCCAGGTTGATGGGCAGCGCCAGCGCGATCACCTGCGCGTTGCGCTGGTCTAGCCAGGGAAGCACCTGCGCGATGAAACCAAACACAGAGAGCGCCGCCACCGCAGCCGCCAGCACCCACGCGGGACGCGCTGCCCACCGCGCACCATACGCCACGCACGGCACCAGCACGATCAGCGGCAGCGCCAGCGGCGACAGCTGCAGCATGTTCTCGTTGCCGTAGGCAATGCGGTGGTTGGTGAACGCCCACAGGTACACCAGCACGAACCCGCCGACCCCCGCGAACAGCAGCCACAGCCCGCTCACCGCGCCAAAGCCCATCCGCGCCAGCCCCGACCGCGGCGCCGCACGGCCCATCGCCACCAGCGCTCCCCCGATCAGCAGCCCCGCCACCAGGAACCAGGGTGTCCACGTCGGCGGCTCGGACAGCGGGGCGGGGCGGCCCTGGGCCTCGATCAGCGTCCACTCGCGCTTCACCAGCGGCACCTCGCGCCCCGCCTCGTCCAGCACCGTTGCCTCGCGGAACCGCTCCTGCACCTTGAAGGGCAGGAACATCTCTTCCCACCGCGAGATCCTGTGGTCCGCCGCGGGCCCGAGCCCGCCCGTGATGCCGGTGTACGAAACCGGGTCGCCCGCGATCAATCGCTCGCTGTGCCACCGGTACGTGGTGTTGGTGGGCACCTTTTCCGTCGCCGCCCGCAGCCGCCCGCCAGTCACCCGGTCCACCACGTCGCGGATGCGCGTGGAGCAGTTGTCCCGGTAGTAGTCGTACAGGTAGTCCTTGTTCTCCGGCAGCGCGTTCACCTCCAGCAGCCGCTGCAGCTCGCGCTTCTGCGCGGCCGTCAGGTTCAGCTCCTGTCCCCACACGGCGCGGTTGAAGTACTGGTACTGGAACAGCGTGTTCTGGATGTCGGACACGCCCAGCTCGTACAGCAGGTTGCCGGCGATGAACCGGCTCATGAACCCCGGCGAGGCGAAGTCGAACACCCCGTAGTTGTACACGCGGTCCGTGCTCGCCGCGGGATCGTGGATCCAGATGGCGTCGTGGCCGAACTTTTCCCACACCATCTTGCCCTGCCCCATTACCAGGTGCACCACCGTGAGCCCCGTGTCGGGAACCATGGTGGCCTGGGCGCGCAGGGCGGGGGCGGCGAAAACGGCCAGCAGGGCGGCCAGCAGGGGGGCGCGCCAGGAACGGGGGATGGGCATCAGGAGCTCGGGATGTGCCGTGAAAGCGGTTGCCGGGGCGAAATTTAGCGCCGCCGCACGCCGCCGCGCCATGCCGGGCGGGCTTTCGCGCCGTAACGCCGGGGGATAGTGTCACCCCAGGCAGCGAGGGCGGCACGCACACCATGGCGAGCGAGGGCACGTGTTCCGGGACGATCTTCTGGCGGGCAAGACGGTGCTGGTGACGGGTGGCGGCTCGGGGCTGGGGCTTTCGATGTCGCGCAAGTTTGCCGCGCTGGGGGCCAACGTGGCCATCACCGGCCGCAGCGCCGAGCGGCTGGCGGACGCCGCCGGGCAGATCAGCCCCGGGGGCGAGCGCATTTTCACCCAGCCCTGCGACGTGCGCGACTTCGCCCAGGTCGAGGCGATGACCGAGGCGGTGGCCGAGCGCTTCGGCGGCATCGACGTGCTGGTGAACAACGCCGCGGGCAACTTCCTATCCGCTACGGAAGACCTTTCGCCCAACGGCTTCAACGCCATCGTGCAGACGGTGCTGAACGGGACGTTTCACGCCACGCTCGCCGTCGGCCGGCGG
This genomic interval carries:
- a CDS encoding DUF4105 domain-containing protein; this translates as MPIPRSWRAPLLAALLAVFAAPALRAQATMVPDTGLTVVHLVMGQGKMVWEKFGHDAIWIHDPAASTDRVYNYGVFDFASPGFMSRFIAGNLLYELGVSDIQNTLFQYQYFNRAVWGQELNLTAAQKRELQRLLEVNALPENKDYLYDYYRDNCSTRIRDVVDRVTGGRLRAATEKVPTNTTYRWHSERLIAGDPVSYTGITGGLGPAADHRISRWEEMFLPFKVQERFREATVLDEAGREVPLVKREWTLIEAQGRPAPLSEPPTWTPWFLVAGLLIGGALVAMGRAAPRSGLARMGFGAVSGLWLLFAGVGGFVLVYLWAFTNHRIAYGNENMLQLSPLALPLIVLVPCVAYGARWAARPAWVLAAAVAALSVFGFIAQVLPWLDQRNAQVIALALPINLALAWTVRRLTRGAPAAR
- a CDS encoding SDR family NAD(P)-dependent oxidoreductase, producing MFRDDLLAGKTVLVTGGGSGLGLSMSRKFAALGANVAITGRSAERLADAAGQISPGGERIFTQPCDVRDFAQVEAMTEAVAERFGGIDVLVNNAAGNFLSATEDLSPNGFNAIVQTVLNGTFHATLAVGRRMIEAGRGGSILNIVTTYAWTGSAFVVPSAAAKAGVLAMTRSLAVEWATYKIRSNAIAPGP